In the Pseudodesulfovibrio senegalensis genome, one interval contains:
- the traT gene encoding complement resistance protein TraT codes for MFLLVSGCVKPRYGMVADTETDLMYGSCVSNDFIVDPSLFGNKQLKVRIRNTSGDEAFDLSCFRDVLEQAYSDSGYTLAHNGDFGVYLDINVKYSGQIQDNYAEEGRRIGGVSGALAGAYPGFEAGKNGDMLMGGAVGAVVGATLGAVAGAFVTDDTYIIVADIALGTTTPKVRDDATTLLFGVDRRKKRTRNNFRSFRSLKKVRLHVYAGGRMVGQRQIADGVRKRFVSILKDII; via the coding sequence ATGTTTTTGCTTGTGTCCGGCTGCGTGAAGCCGCGCTACGGTATGGTGGCTGATACTGAAACAGATCTTATGTATGGTTCCTGTGTATCCAATGACTTCATTGTCGACCCGTCGTTGTTTGGCAACAAGCAGCTCAAAGTGCGCATACGCAATACTTCCGGTGATGAGGCGTTTGATCTGAGCTGTTTCCGGGACGTCTTGGAACAGGCGTATTCCGATTCCGGGTACACGTTGGCGCACAATGGGGATTTTGGTGTGTATCTCGACATCAACGTGAAGTATTCCGGCCAGATTCAGGACAACTACGCCGAGGAAGGGCGGCGTATCGGTGGCGTTTCCGGAGCATTGGCCGGTGCGTACCCGGGGTTCGAGGCAGGCAAGAACGGGGATATGCTCATGGGTGGGGCCGTCGGTGCAGTGGTGGGGGCAACTCTTGGAGCTGTTGCCGGAGCTTTTGTTACAGACGATACCTATATCATCGTGGCGGACATCGCCTTGGGAACGACCACGCCCAAGGTACGGGATGACGCCACAACACTGCTTTTTGGTGTTGACCGCAGAAAAAAACGGACCAGAAATAATTTTCGCAGTTTTCGTAGCCTGAAAAAGGTTCGCCTGCACGTTTATGCCGGCGGGAGAATGGTCGGGCAGCGACAGATAGCGGATGGAGTACGCAAGCGGTTCGTAAGTATTTTGAAGGATATCATATGA
- a CDS encoding S1 family peptidase — MAWFRQHAQDPEVCAAVKCLGVAQYARHAHDVDDALRSLRSCSRPAEVVAWTETRESLQSARSLHADLVALPPFADPQYRPAQLVDLRLAVGAVEQQYKNKSLCLFMRHAFDETASFFVRYPLNISPEEFFATYHESVIEWINGLCLKDVLRMQKQYGQWLPKVCRSRLAARVFALDHDPTMCPGLQGWMHSFGLVRDMGLADSIVPELRVAFVHATSPVAFARKMIAFPVAVRKDMNVISVVADDERPYADAGVRDADVVVAVAVLLSRCGRFVENCEGREYVNGMQVRTMTSDDFGAARKKVLGDWEAGSTGDGGIEGYHLLERAEDWFFGEDTKEAADEKGDKGVWFRVCDVECDKTATVQYCVYDRASHRIFTDYADIRSLSGFQVACKKKVQAASDFLVLPHGTVDQKTVVDFETEPVEMPLSMLFADAVADMTKWRHADLTDMERVMNASMPVTVEPEQYDVLLPADKRFASIIQVEAGRRKGSGFYIDENLVLTSLRVVSGREMAAVWLRDGSKVQGTVVARDARAGLALVRVQRRGVPVRLRQGQSLPAGERVMACGYARKGGPTALPGVIGAVRKYCVGEQGAGAARVVQTDCPFKAEAIGGPLFLGNEVIGITCNAQSDAENGLSLAVHYSEIIDFIRHAGFDYVTGGE, encoded by the coding sequence ATGGCGTGGTTTCGACAGCATGCCCAAGATCCGGAAGTCTGCGCGGCTGTGAAGTGTCTGGGCGTTGCGCAGTATGCCCGTCATGCGCATGATGTTGATGATGCGCTTCGATCATTGCGTTCCTGTTCCCGGCCTGCCGAAGTGGTCGCGTGGACCGAAACGCGTGAATCCTTGCAGTCGGCGCGATCGCTTCATGCGGATCTGGTGGCTTTGCCGCCGTTTGCGGATCCGCAGTATCGCCCCGCTCAGCTTGTAGATTTGCGGCTTGCTGTTGGTGCTGTGGAGCAACAATACAAGAATAAATCTCTCTGCCTGTTCATGCGGCATGCGTTTGATGAAACAGCTTCGTTTTTTGTTAGATATCCGTTGAACATTTCCCCGGAAGAATTTTTTGCGACCTATCATGAAAGCGTCATTGAATGGATCAATGGGTTGTGCCTCAAGGACGTTTTGCGGATGCAGAAGCAGTATGGGCAATGGTTGCCGAAGGTGTGCAGAAGCAGGCTGGCCGCGAGAGTGTTTGCGCTGGATCATGATCCGACCATGTGTCCCGGATTGCAGGGGTGGATGCATTCGTTTGGATTGGTCCGCGATATGGGGCTTGCCGACAGCATTGTCCCGGAATTGAGGGTTGCTTTTGTGCACGCAACGAGTCCGGTCGCTTTTGCGCGAAAAATGATCGCCTTTCCGGTTGCCGTGCGCAAAGACATGAACGTGATTTCCGTTGTTGCCGACGACGAGCGGCCATATGCGGATGCGGGGGTGCGGGATGCGGACGTGGTGGTTGCCGTTGCCGTGCTTTTGTCCCGGTGTGGACGGTTCGTGGAGAATTGCGAAGGACGTGAATATGTGAACGGCATGCAGGTTCGAACCATGACGTCCGATGACTTCGGTGCGGCCCGGAAAAAGGTGTTGGGGGATTGGGAGGCCGGGAGCACGGGGGATGGCGGCATCGAAGGATACCACCTGCTGGAAAGGGCCGAGGATTGGTTTTTCGGGGAGGACACGAAAGAAGCAGCAGACGAAAAGGGCGATAAAGGTGTCTGGTTTCGGGTTTGCGACGTGGAGTGCGACAAGACCGCCACGGTGCAGTATTGTGTTTATGACCGGGCAAGTCATAGAATATTTACTGATTATGCGGATATACGGAGTCTTTCCGGTTTTCAGGTGGCCTGCAAAAAGAAGGTGCAGGCCGCGTCCGACTTTTTGGTTTTGCCCCATGGCACTGTTGATCAAAAGACCGTGGTGGATTTTGAAACGGAGCCTGTGGAAATGCCTTTATCCATGCTTTTTGCCGATGCGGTGGCCGACATGACTAAGTGGCGTCATGCGGACCTGACGGACATGGAACGGGTCATGAACGCGTCAATGCCCGTAACCGTTGAACCGGAGCAATATGACGTTCTCCTTCCTGCGGACAAGCGTTTTGCCTCGATTATTCAAGTAGAGGCGGGGCGTCGCAAGGGGAGCGGATTTTATATCGACGAGAACCTTGTGCTTACCTCCCTTCGGGTTGTTTCCGGTCGGGAAATGGCTGCGGTCTGGTTGCGGGACGGAAGCAAGGTTCAGGGTACTGTCGTGGCTCGGGATGCTCGCGCCGGCCTGGCTCTTGTGCGGGTGCAGCGCCGCGGTGTTCCGGTTCGTCTGCGTCAGGGACAATCGCTTCCGGCCGGGGAGCGTGTCATGGCCTGTGGATATGCACGCAAGGGGGGCCCCACGGCGTTGCCCGGTGTGATCGGGGCTGTGCGCAAGTATTGCGTGGGCGAACAGGGCGCAGGGGCGGCCCGCGTGGTGCAGACGGATTGTCCGTTCAAGGCTGAAGCTATCGGCGGACCTTTATTTTTGGGCAATGAGGTGATCGGGATCACCTGCAATGCACAATCGGACGCGGAAAATGGGTTGAGTCTTGCGGTTCATTATTCCGAGATTATTGATTTCATTCGGCATGCGGGCTTTGATTATGTCACGGGAGGGGAGTGA
- a CDS encoding O-acetylhomoserine aminocarboxypropyltransferase/cysteine synthase family protein, protein MKKRNQGLQTKALHAGHTPDSDTGSRAVPIHMTTSYVFKDTEHAADLFALKEPGFIYTRLMNPTTDVLEKRLASMHGGAGALAVASGMSAVFYAVASIASAGQNIVTGSNLYDGSSTLFRQTLSRFGIEVRFVESSSADNFRAAMDQNTRLVYSEAIGNPRCNVDDLPAIAAVAHDHGVPFMLDCTSAPPPIGDPFGFGADIAVYSLTKIAGGHGTAMGGAIVEKGDFDWLGNGRFPEICAPDPAYNGMSFWEALDCGQGKARPVFCSKVRAGMLRDTGATISPMNSFLIMQGLETLPMRAERHCSNAQSVAEFLADHPKVDWVNYAGLADHPDNERARKLFPLGPGAVFGFGVTGGLAAGRRFIENVELCSHLANILDARTLVIHPASTTHSQSSPDKQRDAGVTPDMVRISVGLEDVHDIIADLDQALSKT, encoded by the coding sequence ATGAAAAAACGCAACCAGGGGCTGCAGACAAAAGCCTTGCATGCGGGGCACACGCCGGATTCGGATACCGGGTCACGGGCGGTGCCTATTCACATGACCACCAGCTACGTGTTCAAAGATACCGAACACGCTGCAGACCTTTTTGCGCTCAAGGAGCCGGGGTTTATCTATACCCGGCTCATGAATCCCACTACGGACGTTTTGGAAAAACGGCTTGCGTCAATGCATGGCGGAGCCGGCGCGCTGGCCGTTGCTTCGGGCATGTCCGCGGTATTTTATGCGGTGGCATCCATTGCCTCAGCCGGTCAGAATATCGTGACCGGATCCAATTTGTACGATGGCTCCAGCACCCTGTTTCGTCAGACCCTTTCCCGTTTCGGTATCGAGGTCCGTTTTGTGGAATCCTCGTCTGCGGACAACTTCAGGGCTGCCATGGACCAGAACACCCGTCTTGTGTATTCCGAGGCCATCGGCAATCCCCGGTGCAATGTGGACGATCTGCCAGCCATTGCGGCCGTGGCGCATGATCACGGCGTGCCGTTCATGCTCGATTGCACGTCTGCGCCGCCGCCCATTGGCGACCCCTTCGGGTTCGGTGCCGACATTGCCGTGTATTCGCTGACCAAGATTGCCGGAGGCCACGGCACGGCCATGGGCGGGGCCATCGTGGAAAAGGGAGATTTCGACTGGCTGGGAAACGGGCGGTTTCCTGAAATTTGCGCCCCGGACCCGGCCTACAACGGCATGAGTTTCTGGGAGGCTTTGGATTGTGGCCAAGGCAAGGCGCGTCCCGTGTTCTGCAGCAAGGTCCGTGCGGGCATGCTGCGCGACACCGGGGCGACCATTTCCCCCATGAATAGCTTTCTGATCATGCAGGGTTTGGAAACTTTGCCCATGCGGGCCGAAAGGCATTGCTCCAATGCCCAATCCGTTGCCGAGTTTTTGGCTGACCATCCGAAAGTGGACTGGGTCAACTATGCCGGGCTTGCGGATCATCCGGATAATGAACGCGCCCGTAAGCTGTTTCCGCTTGGACCGGGAGCCGTGTTCGGCTTTGGCGTCACCGGGGGGCTTGCGGCTGGCAGGAGGTTTATTGAAAATGTCGAGTTGTGTTCGCACCTCGCCAATATCCTCGATGCTCGGACCTTGGTCATTCATCCGGCCAGCACCACGCATTCCCAATCCTCGCCGGACAAACAGCGGGATGCAGGCGTGACCCCGGACATGGTGCGTATTTCCGTTGGCCTTGAAGACGTGCACGATATCATCGCCGATCTGGATCAGGCCCTGAGCAAAACGTAA